The following is a genomic window from Solanum lycopersicum chromosome 6, SLM_r2.1.
GTGATCGTCTTGCACTAAATAATAATCTTCAACACAAGGAGTgtaaaaagaagaatgaaaaacatGATGTAGTACAGAAGAAAAATTCAGACAACAAATGTTATCGATGTGGAGGAAAAGGATATGGGTCACGTACCTGTCGTACACCAAGACACCTGGTTGAGCTATATCAAGCTTCCCTGAAGGAGGTGAAAAATAACGCTGAAGCCAACTTTATCTCGGAAGATACTATTGAACCCATGCATCTAGATGTAGCAGATTTCTTTGAGAATCCCGAAGGAAAGATAGATCACCTGATAGGTAATGGATCTGTGATaatgtaaatatatttcattttcgtCGTTTGTATGAACTAGTATGAATATGTTTTCCTAGACTTCTAAATAACTAAAAGGTTGTGTAATGTTTTTgtttagtaataatattataatgtttatttcGTTTatatctgtcacgacccaaaacgagccgcgagtggcacccacacttatcctactatgtgagcaaaccaaccaatctgaaccccaacattttaaccataataaacagaatacaacgcggaagacttaaactcattaatgaaaatcaattaaataacttctaaaaactcaacaactattattatccccaaaatctggaagtcatcaccacaagaacatctatgatcaaattactaaactaagagtattctaagaagctaaaataaataaaaagctagtccatgccggaacttcaaggcatcaagacatgaagaggaagacccaatccaagctagaagctttagctcaccctgaaatccggtataatgaagactgactagagttgcggttgacttgaagacgacggtacgtttgctgcacttcacaataacaaagaaagaaacatacaagtaggggtcagtacaaaacacgggtactgagtagatatcatcggccaactcaaaatagaaaacaatatatatatcagataatatcataacatcaactacaatactcaacatgcggcatttacaattaccatagcccttggtcacaacaccaagcacgtcaatgaggactcacgcctccccatcatactcatttgggaattaggttcattaaattgagtatattgacatctttcaagattcattatctttatttctctcgtgtcggaacgtgacactccgatcccctagtactacgtgtcggttcgtgacacccgatcccctattactacgtgtcggttcgtgacacccgatcccctattactacgtgtcggttcgtgacacccgatcccctattactatgtgtcggttcgtgacacccgatcccctattactacgtgtcgaatcgtgacacccgatcccctattactacgtgtcggtccgtgacacccgatcccctattactacgtgtcgattcgtgacacccgatcccctaacctcattcttttagttcatcaagccttcttttataccaaggcatcatcagtaacaagagattttcaagatttatgattcaatagcttcatcatgcttatttcatcacaattatatcatcacatccatgcaaacatacaattaagcatatagaagggtttacaacactacccaatacatatcattcgctattaagagtttactacgaataacataaaaatcataacctacctccaccgaagaattgtgatcaagcaagctaatcctcaaatctttgctttgttcttcgtttcttctctctctcgaccgtttctccctctctttatgttcttttctttttattattcaaatcctctttcttttaccctaattagcatataattaagtataaaagatggtgaattgacccattaattaattcaaggttatctcttttaaccctcaagtagttaaattattaacattaacccactaaatttataattatagcaagaatagtccaaaacgtcccttaaaacatttaaataaatccgactcagcctgggattacgcagcctgtgacgggccgtcgtgcctgtgacggtccgtcctgctgcttccgtcacagagttcagagactaacttttcactaagggcctgtgacggtccatcgtgcccacgacggtccgtcctgccacttcgtcacaaagttcagagagtcaatttcagtacccaaatttcagaattctaagtgttttggaacgagaccccctcgacggtctgtcgtgcccatgacggtccgtcgtgggttccgtcgtctcagcctgtttttccagaaataaaatctgctgctcaaaacgactaaacaggtcgttacaatatctTTTATCTTGAAGAGTATATGGATACCTTAATGATCAATCATGAAGATATTTGTGTAATTGATAGTGGAACAACGGACGCCATATTCAAAGATGAGAAATAGTTCTCCTACTTGCTTAGAAGAAAAGCAAATGTTACTACAATTTCTGGTAATTTAAACTTAATAGAAGGCTCCGGAAGAGCTACTATATTTATGCTTAAGGGGACAAAACTCGTCATAGAAGATGCTTTGTTCTCTTCTAAATCCCCAAGAAACctgttaagttttaaagatatTCGCCGAAATGGATATCATGTTGAgacaataaatgaaatgaatgttgaATACCTTGGTATTACCAAGATTGTCTCAGACCAGAAATATGTGTTGAAGAAATTGTCAACTTTATCTTCTGGCctatattatgcaaaaataagtaCGATTGAAGCACACTCTATCGTAAACCAGAAGTTTACTGACTTAAAGACTTTTGTGCTTTGACATGACCGAATAGGTCATCCTGGATCAATAATGATGAGACGAATCATTGAAAACTCAAATGGACATCCATTAAAGAACCTGAAGATTCTTACAAATGATGAGTTTTCGTGTGCTGCTTGTTGCCAAGGCAAATTGATTACTAGGCCATCACCAATGAAGGTTAACATTGAATCCCTTCAATTTTTAGAACGAATACATggggatatttgtggacctattcaccCATCTAGTGGGTcgtttagatattttatggtcCTAATAGACGCATCTTcaagatggtctcatgtgtgcctctTATCATCTCGCAACCTAgcgtttgcaaaattattggcacaaataatatgattaaGAGTGCAATTTTCAGATTATCCCATTAAGACTATTCGCCTCGATAATGCTGGCGAATTCACATCCCAAGCTTTTGATGCTTATTGTGTATCGGTAGGGATAAAAGTTGAACATCTTGTagctcatgttcatactcaaaatgCCTTTGCTGAGTCATTTATTAAGCGCTTACAATTAATAGCAAGACCTCTACTTATGAAAAGTGAGTTGCCTACTACTGTTTGGGGTCATGCTATCTTACATGCAACATCACTTGTTCGTCTCAGACCGACTCATTATCATAAATACTCCCCATCACAATTAGTGTTTGGCCATGAACCAAATATTGCTCATCTTCGAATTTTTGGATGTGTTGTATATGTGCATGTAGCACCACCTCAGCGCACCAAGATGGGCCCTCAAAGAAGGTTAGGcatatatgttgggtttgattCACTCTCCATAATTCGCTACCTTGAGCCATTGACGGGAGATTTATTCACTGCAAGATTTGCAGATTGTCGATTTGATGAAACAAATTTTCCGCAATTAGGGGGAGAGAAAAAGAAACTTAATAGTGAAATTGCATGGAAAGTTTCATCATTATCTTATTTGGATCCACGCTCCCCTGTGTGTGAGCAAGAGGTCCAGAAGATCATCCATTAGCAAAACATAGCAAATCAAATGCTAGACGCATTTACTGATTCAAAAAGGATAACAAAGTCGCATATTCCTACAGTTAATGTGCCTATCCGAATCGACGTCCCAAAAGGACCATCTACAAGTGTCGTAACTTCTAAATCACAAATATGCCTGGAGCGTGGTAGACCATTGggttcaaaagataaaaatcctagaaaaagaagtacaaaaaatgACACTAGAAAAGAATTTCACGCAGAAATTCAAGATATGATTAATCTTGATATTCCTGAAGAGATCAGTGAACCCGAGACTCAAGTAAATGAAGAACTCTCAATAAGTTCTACAGGTGATGGGATAAGTT
Proteins encoded in this region:
- the LOC109120457 gene encoding uncharacterized protein, which codes for MFSTFPASSMLLQQQYREMGFKKYSELISHLLVAEQHNDLLMKNHESRPTGSMSFPEVNTTNFHQSRREKSRGPSRGRGRGRGKNFNHGDRLALNNNLQHKECKKKNEKHDVVQKKNSDNKCYRCGGKGYGSRTCRTPRHLVELYQASLKEVKNNAEANFISEDTIEPMHLDVADFFENPEGKIDHLIGNGSVIM